A single genomic interval of Gossypium raimondii isolate GPD5lz chromosome 11, ASM2569854v1, whole genome shotgun sequence harbors:
- the LOC105802593 gene encoding UDP-glucuronate 4-epimerase 3, which yields MSKQMSHLDDIPSTPGKFKMEKSPFVHNRLRWHSSLAKLTFWSFIFLGLILIFFFRSPSSNPLPQDPSRRSLRTYNWGGPAWEKRVRSSARVRSHNGISVLVTGAAGFVGTHVSAALKRRGDGVLGLDNFNDYYDPSLKRARQALLERSGVFIVEGDINDSALLRKLFEVVAFTHVMHLAAQAGVRYAMENPGSYVHSNIAGLVSLLEVCKSANPQPAIVWASSSSVYGLNTKVPFSEKDRTDQPASLYAATKKAGEEIAHTYNHIYGLSLTGLRFFTVYGPWGRPDMAYFFFTRDILKGKSIPIFEAANHGTVARDFTYIDDIVKGCLAALDTAEKSTGSGGKKKGPAQLRVYNLGNTSPVPVSDLVSILERLLKVNAKRDIMKLPRNGDVQFTHANISLAQRELGYKPSTDLQTGLKKFVRWYLGYYNGGKKAAG from the coding sequence ATGTCAAAACAAATGTCTCATCTTGACGACATTCCATCAACGCCGGGGAAATTCAAGATGGAAAAATCGCCGTTCGTTCACAATCGGCTGAGGTGGCATTCCTCTCTTGCAAAGCTcacattttggtcatttatcTTCTTGGGCCTGATCTTGATCTTCTTCTTTCGATCTCCCTCTTCCAATCCCCTTCCGCAAGATCCTTCCCGACGCTCTCTCCGTACGTACAACTGGGGTGGACCCGCTTGGGAAAAAAGGGTTCGTTCCTCTGCTCGTGTCCGTTCCCACAATGGCATCTCCGTTTTGGTTACTGGAGCTGCCGGCTTCGTTGGAACCCACGTGTCGGCTGCTTTGAAAAGGCGCGGCGATGGTGTTCTTGGACTTGATAATTTCAATGACTATTATGACCCTTCACTGAAAAGAGCTCGGCAAGCACTTCTGGAACGAAGTGGGGTTTTCATTGTGGAAGGAGATATCAATGATTCGGCTCTTTTGAGGAAGCTTTTCGAGGTTGTTGCATTTACGCACGTTATGCATTTGGCTGCTCAAGCTGGGGTCAGGTATGCAATGGAAAACCCTGGCTCTTATGTTCATAGCAACATTGCTGGTCTTGTTAGTTTACTTGAAGTTTGTAAGTCAGCCAATCCACAGCCTGCAATTGTGTGGGCTTCTTCTAGTTCTGTTTACGGTCTTAATACCAAAGTTCCGTTTTCTGAGAAAGATAGGACTGATCAGCCTGCTAGTTTATATGCTGCTACTAAGAAAGCTGGTGAAGAAATTGCACATACTTATAATCATATATATGGACTTTCTTTAACTGGTTTGAGGTTTTTCACGGTTTATGGTCCATGGGGAAGGCCGGATATggcatatttctttttcactagGGATATTTTGAAGGGGAAGTCCATACCAATATTTGAGGCAGCTAATCATGGTACGGTGGCTAGGGATTTTACCTACATTGATGATATTGTTAAAGGGTGTTTAGCAGCACTGGATACTGCCGAGAAGAGTACCGGTAGTGGAGGGAAGAAGAAGGGTCCGGCTCAACTGAGGGTATATAATTTGGGGAATACTTCGCCTGTGCCAGTTTCAGATCTTGTGAGTATCTTGGAGAGGCTGTTGAAAGTTAATGCAAAGAGGGATATTATGAAGTTGCCACGAAACGGGGATGTTCAGTTTACTCATGCCAATATTAGCTTGGCTCAGAGAGAGCTTGGATATAAGCCCTCAACTGATTTGCAGACTGGTTTGAAGAAATTTGTC